In one Mycoplasmopsis canis PG 14 genomic region, the following are encoded:
- the rbfA gene encoding 30S ribosome-binding factor RbfA, whose protein sequence is MNQITLRKKETQIQQLIASVLAHDLNNVNVIDPVVMDVKLSSDLGLVKVFVTLSGNEQKGIIALNNASSYVRKVLAKSLDWRKVPEVRFYIDEVTETGSKIDQILRQLSEENDKK, encoded by the coding sequence ATGAATCAAATTACTTTAAGAAAAAAAGAAACACAAATTCAACAACTAATAGCTAGTGTTTTGGCTCACGATTTAAATAATGTTAATGTTATTGATCCTGTAGTAATGGATGTAAAATTATCATCGGATTTAGGTTTAGTAAAAGTTTTTGTCACTTTATCCGGTAATGAACAAAAAGGAATTATCGCTTTAAATAATGCCTCATCATATGTTAGAAAAGTTTTAGCAAAATCTTTAGATTGAAGAAAGGTTCCTGAAGTAAGATTTTACATTGATGAAGTTACAGAGACAGGGTCAAAAATTGATCAAATCTTAAGACAATTAAGTGAAGAAAATGATAAAAAATAA
- a CDS encoding F0F1 ATP synthase subunit A, with protein sequence MNELNKSLWEWRQPQLISLIVTVLIVFVISLLVYFKVKKTKANEASKGIVQIAEAYVGSVEKTFEAVAGPEKLKITRFYILTLGTFLLVGNAVAMFGLEPIATSYSIPFTLALLTWMGVMVIGSIYGKWKFYRNLLLPTELVGKFSIIVSLSFRIYGNIIGGSSILAIAYITGGILWQKIFSVAPGNEWHFLAIILTPFLHFYFDIFGSTLQAFIFALLTSVYWVSEVSEAPSKKTNSNKKVLFKNWSRKKVEAIY encoded by the coding sequence ATGAATGAACTTAACAAATCATTGTGAGAATGAAGACAGCCACAATTAATTTCTTTAATTGTAACTGTTTTGATTGTTTTTGTTATTTCCCTGTTAGTTTACTTCAAAGTTAAGAAGACAAAAGCCAATGAGGCTTCAAAAGGAATTGTTCAAATTGCTGAAGCTTACGTAGGATCTGTAGAAAAAACTTTTGAAGCTGTAGCAGGTCCAGAAAAGTTAAAAATAACAAGATTTTACATTTTGACATTAGGTACATTTTTACTTGTAGGTAATGCGGTAGCTATGTTTGGTTTAGAACCAATCGCAACATCATATTCAATACCTTTTACTTTGGCTTTATTGACATGAATGGGTGTTATGGTTATCGGTAGCATATACGGTAAATGAAAATTTTATAGAAATCTTCTTTTACCTACTGAATTAGTTGGAAAATTTTCTATTATTGTTTCTTTAAGTTTTCGTATTTATGGAAACATTATAGGTGGTTCGTCAATTTTAGCAATTGCTTATATAACTGGTGGTATTCTTTGACAAAAAATATTTTCAGTTGCACCAGGAAATGAATGGCATTTTCTTGCAATTATTCTTACACCATTTTTACATTTTTATTTCGATATATTCGGATCTACATTGCAAGCATTTATTTTTGCGTTGCTAACATCTGTTTATTGAGTTTCTGAAGTTTCAGAAGCCCCATCCAAAAAAACAAATTCAAACAAAAAAGTTTTATTTAAAAACTGATCAAGAAAAAAAGTAGAAGCTATTTATTAG